The Sulfobacillus thermosulfidooxidans genome segment TTTGGTCCGCATAGGGAGAATCTCCAAAAAGACACTGCAAACACGGTTTACCGCCATTGACGACATATACTTGGGCTTCATAGCCAATGGCCCCGGCAAACACCACCGGCACATGATGGCGCACGCTAAAACGGTTTAACACTGTTCTCGTGTTCCAGTTGTCTAGGCCGTCGATAATCACGTCATGTCCTTTTAGCAACTCTTCGGCGTTGTCCTCATTAAGCGCTACCGGCTCGATCTGAAACGACGCTCGCGGTGCGAGTTCTTGCAGGTGTTCGCGTGCAGCCTCGACTTTGAAACGGTTGATATCCGTTGGCCGAAACAGGATTTGCCGTCCCAGATTGTGGGCATTGACCCGGTCGGGATCATAAAGCGTTAGGTGACCCACGCCTTGCGCTGTCAGGTATAAAGCGGAGGCATTGCCCAGTCCTCCCATTCCGACAATGGCCACACGGCTTTCCTTGAGCCGTGTGGCCCAGGAAGGCTTGGCATCTGGCAACGACACAAGCCGTCTCACACGTTCTTTATCCGTTATCACCATAACATCATTGACCTGCAGCAATCATACCCGTTGTGGGAGAGGACGCGACGGCATCTTGTCTTTTGGGCATCCGCCCTGCTTCAAAGCCTAAACGTCCCGCCTCTACCGCCCATTTCATCGCCTGAGCCATCATCACCGGATCACCTGCTTGGGCAATGGCGGTATTAATCAGTACCGCGTCGGCTCCATTTTCCATCGCAAGACAGGCGTCTTGAGGACTTCCAATGCCAGCATCGACAATGACAGGCACAGATACCCGCTGTTTGAAGCGGCGGACGGCCTCGACATCCAAGACCCCTTGACCTGATCCAATCGGCGAACCCAAGGGCATGATGGCATGTGCTCCCGCTTTATCGAGATATTTGGCCAAAACCGGATCCGGTGTGGTGTACACCATCACGGTAAAACCCTCTTGCACTAACACTTTGGTCGCTTCCAAGGTTTCAATGGGATCAGGCCATAATAAATCTTGATCGCCGATAATCTCCAGTTTAACCAGCGTGCCAATGCCCGCAGCTTTAGCCAAATGCGCTACGGCAATGGCCTCTTTAGCCGTGTAACAGCCAGCCGTATTCGGTAAAATCCGCACGTTCTTAGGAATAAAATCGAGTAATGACGGCTCGTTCGGATTGTCTAAATTCACCCGGCGCAGCGCGACGGTGACGAGTTCTGTTCCAGACGCGATGATAGCCTCCCGCATCAGGTCAAAAGTTTGATATTTACCCGTTCCGACAATCAAGCGTGATCCAAAAGTATATTCCCCAATTTGCAACACATTCGCCATGTCTTAACCCCCTCCGACAAATCGTACAATTTCCACGGTATCGTTCTCTTGCACTTGACCATGATCGAAATCCGTACGGCCAATAATTTCGCCATTGACCATTACGGCGACTGTTTGATGATCCACTCCTAAAACATCTAACATCTCTTTAACGGTCCGAACATTTTGCAAGTCACGCGGTTCTCCATTGATAATCAGTCGCATGGTGTACCTCCTGGTGAATTCGGGTACGAAGAGTGTAAATGGCTTTTTATCTTTTCACACGCGGCAATGGGATTGTCCTCATGCCACAAGCCGTCAGACAAGCAGACCCCGTAAATCCCCATTCCTCGGAATGCTTGGACATTGTCTTGCGTAATGCCTCCAATAACGAGAACAGGGGCACTGGCTTGGAGGACAATTTGGCGCAGGTCCGACCAGGACCTGGGAGCCAAACCCGGTTTGGATGTGGAGACAAAGGCGTGACCCCACAGATAATAGTCCGCTCCTTGGTGATAAGCTAACTCGTCGAGGGTGTGTACAGATGCCATGATGGGCTTATGCCAAATGGAGCGCAGTGATGCAGCGGGGGCAGAATTTGCAGGCAGTGCCAACCCATCGGCTGGTAAAGAAAGCGCCACCGAGACGTAGGAATTAATCCATAGCGGAAGAGCCGGAGCAATCTCACGGATTTTTAAGGCTGTGCTCTTAACGGAAGGAGCGAGCCCTTCTTTATCGCGCACGATGAGACCATCAAGAATGCCTTGCAAACTGGGCAAAATGGACCATGCACTATGAGGAAACCGCGGTACATCGATCACGCCAATTACCATCTCATACCCGCCCCAAATAAAAAAATCCGCATGCGAGCGGACAACACTCGCTTCCCTACGATGGTGCTAACCATATCAGGTTCGAAGGGTACGGCTTGTGCCGTTCTCAGTCCTACAAGGACACCCCTAGCGATCATGTGATGATATTTTTGATTTCAGCCATTCCATCTTTTCCAACGACAGCCCTTAACGGTGGTGGTAAAAGCAAGGATGACTTTCATTCATGATGACCTGAATCACAGCAAAATGTCAAGACTCTTGAAAAAATTGTTGGCTCCAGACTCTCATCAGCACCGGATATCAAAAGATTATGACGATGTCTCATAGTGCGCGGTGGACAATCCCATTTGTTGACCAAAAGTTTGCGCAATGTCTTTGGCTTGTTTGACCCTATCCGGCATTCCCACTCCCCCTTCGAATGCTCCCAACACAAAGAGTCCTGGAAATCGCGCAAGATATTGATGGAGTTCGGCAATTCGCTCTAGATGCCCCACAATATATTGCGGCATGCCTTTGGGAATACGAAATACGCGCAAGTATTGAGCAGGATGTTGAATGTGCATAGTTCGTTCCATTTCCCGATAAAACAATTGCGTTAACGTGTCATCATCGTATTCCAAAATATTTTCGGTGGACCTCCCATAAAATGCCCGCAATACAAATAATGGGGCGACGTGCGGGTAATGCCACTTAGAAGACACCCACGTTACAGCCGTCATGCGCAACCCGGATTGTTTGGGCACCAAGAACCCCGTCTTATCCGTTTTCACCGGGATATCCTCCGGATCATAAGCCGCGCCAATCACAGCCAGATTCGCATACGGAATATTTTGCAAAATACTTTGAGCTTCGTGAGGTAAAAAGGGCAGGACTTTAGCAGTGGCATAAGCGGGAATTGTCATAATGACCGCATCATATTCATCCTGATGTTTTGCGGAGATAACAGACCATTTTTGATGAGTGGCCGGTTCAATGTGCTGAACGGGTTCCGACAATAGGACATGCGTGCGTGAAAGCGCTGAGGCCAGGCTGTGAATAATTTGCTCTAAACCCCGGTCAACCGTCAAAAAGGCACTATGATAGCGTTGCACAAATTCGTTGGGAGGGGGTGGAATACGCCGTTTCGACCCCAAGTAGACGGAGCGAGCTTGCTGTTCAGCCGCTAACAAATGCGGAAAAGTGGCCTTTAAGCTCATCTGGTCAATATCTCCTGCAAAAATTCCCGACAACATGGGCGCCGCGAGCCGATCCACAATTTGATTGCCAAAACGCCGCCGAAGGAAATGGCCAAGAGATTGATCTGTCGTTGGTCCTTTGCTCATAATAAAATCTTTGGCTAACGCCATTTTCCCCGTTAACGAAAGCAAAGGACTGGTTAACACCGGTTTGGCTTTCGTCGGCACGCCCGTTTGAATCCCGTCGGGAATCGGATAATATCGATCCCGCCAAAATACATAGGCACCGCGAACGCGTGGATTTGTTCCAATTAAATGCGGTCCTAATCCTACGCTTTCACACAATTCTACAAGATCTGGCTTTGTGGCTAGAAAGGAATCCGGCCCTTTTTCCAACACAATACCGTAGTCGGTATCGGTGCGCACCCATCCCCCTAATTGATCGTCAGCTTCAAATAAATCGATGCTCACTTCCGGATAGTACCGCTCTAGATAATATGCCGTAGAAAGTCCCGTTAATCCCCCGCCTACCAATGCAACACGCATCATGCCTTCCTCACTCCAATTGAGACGTCTCTATAACGAGATGTGCCAACATCTCAAGAAATTGCGGGTCATCATTAAACGAGGCCGTTCGTTCCATATGCACCCCGAGGCTTTGGGCGACCCGCTGGCACTCAATATCCAAATCGTAAAGCACTTCGAGATGATCTGAGACAAATCCTATCGGACAAATTAAGACGTGATAGTAACCTTCACTGGCCAACTGGCGAACCGTATCGACAATGTCCGGTCCCATCCATGGTTCCCCTGTCCTCCCTGCACTTTGCCACGCATAACGGTAACGCGTTAGACCACACGCTTCAGCAACCATCTCCCCGCTTTGTCTCAGCTCTGTCGGGTAAGGATCGCCCTGCTGGTAGATTGTTTGCGGCAAGCTGTGTGCAGTGAAAATACTTACCAGATCAGCTTGCTCGTCTGGCGAAAATTTCTCCCGTGCCTCGTGAACGCGGTGCGCAACCAGTTCGATAAACCGGGAATTTTGGTGCCATGAAGACACGCCTTGCCATGGCAAAGACAAATTGTGCGTGGCCAGCGCCTCTTTAATCTCGTCAAAATATTCTCCAACACTCATGGCGGAATAATGTGGGGTCAAAACTAGGGCGACAAACCGCTTTATCCCGGCACGCGCCATGTCCCTGATAGCGTCGTCGATAAAGGGCGGAGAATGTTTTAAACCGAGAAAGACCTGAAATGATTCTCCAGCTATCGAATTTAACGCCTCTTGAAGCCCTGCTGCCTGCCTTTGGGTGATGGCTGTAAGCGGAGAAAATCCGCCAATGGCTTCATAGCGCATGCGCAAATTGTCCAACTGCTCCGGGCTTGGTGCACGCCCATGGCGAATATGTGTGTAATAACGGGGCAAGTCATCCGGATCTTGAGCTGAACCGTACGCCATAACTAAGACACCAATCACCCATCATCATCTCCTTACCATTATATCCCAAAATGTTAGAACGCTTTACTTAGCACGATTCATAAGGATATTCATGCACGAGTTGGACTAATCGCTTAAGGTCGTCGGCATTAGCGGCGGGCGGAACCCCATGTCCTAAATTAAAGATATACCGTGAGTCATGAGCCATCATCGTCAAAATGTGGGTGGCTTGGGCAGCGATAACATCCCACGATGATAATAGGGCAACCGGATCTAAATTGCCTTGGAGGGTAATGTCCTTTCCTAATTGCCTACGAACTTGTGATAAAGGCACCCGCCAATCAATTCCCAACACACTGGCTCCCGCTTGTTTCATTAAGGGTAATAAGGCTGCTGTACCGGTTCCAAAATAAATGGTGGGAACCTGAAATCTCTCTAATTGTGCAAAAATATACTGCATAACCGGAAGCACAAACGTTGCATAGTCGTCCACGCTGAGCGTTCCAATCCAGCTGTCAAAGATTTGCACAGCCTGTACTCCATGACGAATTTGGGCACTTAAATGTTCGACAATGCCTTCAGCCAATCGCATCATCAGGTCCTGCCACAGGGCCGGTTGTTCCCACATCATTTTTTTCGTATTTTCATACTGCTTAGAAGGCCCGCCTTCAATGATATAACTCGCCAATGTAAAGGGCGCTCCTGCAAAACCAATAAGTGGGATGGGATCAATTCGTGCACAAATGCGTTCGATACTCGAAAAAACTTCGGGGAGATCCTCTTCCGGTCGTAGCGGTTGTAACCGGGATAAATCTTTGGCGGAACGAATCGGATGCGCAATCACAGGCCCTTTATGTTCTTGAATATCAAAGTCAATGCCCATGGGTCCCAAGGGAATCATGATATCAGAAAATAATATCGCGGCGTCCACGCCTAATTCCTCTACGGGCCGACAGGTGACTTCGGTAATAACGTCTTCCGAATGAGCCATTTCTAAAAACGAGTAGTGCTCACGCAATTGGCGGTATTCAGCCTGATAGCGACCGGCTTGACGCATAAACCAGACGGGAATGGCATCATGAGGTTTTCCCCAACAGGCATCAATAAATCGGCTCGCGTGACTCACCCCTGTTGTTCCTCCTTCTGGCATGTTCAAGGTATTATAACATAATAAAACGCGCTCTCTTCATGCGAAGAGGCGCGCTTGGACTTACTTGATACCTGGAATTAGTACGTCTCTGCAACTTGGGGTTCCCCGGCCAGCACAGCTTCTTCTTCGGGTTCCTGAGAAACCTCCCCATGAATCGCCATGTCGCCTTCGGCCAACTGTTTGTCAGCTACCCGCAAGGGAACAATCAAACCAATGACTTTCAAAATCCCCCAAGTCATTAGGCCATCATACACCACAATCACGAGCAGTGCTTCAATTTGTACAAGCACTTGGTGGGGGTTTCCGTAAATCAAACCGGTAACCGAAACGCCTTGCCCAACTTTCTTCGATAAATATTCAAACATATTGGGATCCGCAAAGACTCCTGTGAGAATTCCTCCAAGGGCTCCCGCCACAGCATGGGTGTGGAAAACACCCAGCGTGTCATCCACTTTGCGGAACAGCTTGGTTTGACCCAGCTTGTTCATGCTAAGCCATGGCACAAACCCTGCCGCGACCCCAATAGCCAGTGCTCCGTATCCATTGACATACCCTGCAGCCGGGGTAATGGCTACCAAACCACAAACCATCCCATTAATAGCTCCCACTAAGGAGGGTTTAGAGGTGGCCCACATGTCCATAATCATCCAGGTCACCAAGGCAACACCCGTCGCTAAGTTGGTGTTTAAGACCGCTGCCGCCGCATCCGCGTTGGCGAAGTAAGGATCTCCACCATTGAAACCGTTCCATCCTAGCCATAAGATTCCGGCACCGGCTAAGGCAACTAAGAGATTATTGGGATTGAAATTTTTGCGATCTTGCATCAAGCGGGGACCCACCACGGCTGCTGCCACGAATCCGGAAATACCAGCAGCCACGTGAATAACATAACCTCCACTGTAGTCCACCGCCCCTAATTGCGAAAGCCAGCCGCCGCCCCACAACATAAAAGCGTTCACGCTGTATACCAAGGTTGACCAAACCGGAACAAAGAGCATCCATGCTTTAAAATTCATACGTCCCAAGACGCCGCCAGCTAAAATTGCGGGAGTAATGGCTGCAAACACAAACTGGAAGTATACTAACGTCGATCCGGGGAACTGGAATGGTGGCATGGCACCGGTCACAAGAGGCACAGAGGCTTGACCCTGTTCATATAAACTCCCCAAAATCGGATGGGGCACTCCAACCATAGCCCCTAAAATGCCTGGCCCCAGTTTAAGAGGAGTTCCAAAACCCATACTATAGCCAAACAATACCCATGAAACGAGCACAATGGAGAAAGCGTAAAGAACCATAAACGCTGAATTGACAGCCCATTTTTTCTTAACAATACCACCATATAAAATTGCTAGGCCTGGCACACTTTGCAACCCGACAAACGTCGCGGCTGTTAGCTGCCAAGAGTTATCACCTGTGTTCAAGTAGGAAGGGGATGGAATGTACATTGGCTTACTCCTCTCAAGAAAACGTTAACCAATATTGCTGAAAAATTATGCATCTGCACGTATGAATATCGGACTATGGTAATGTTACACAACGAAACCGAAAAAATCAATATATCTGACACAGGTTTAACAAATATTTCTCACATAACTTGCAAATAATCCTTAACACCTTACATAGTTTATGGGTCAATGCTCGTTGTGGTGCCGTAATAGCCCTGACATATCTTCCAATTTGTTGTTCTAGAATGCGGATTTGTCTTTCCCTATCACATCTCCTGTCGTGCATCCATTTCTTTACGACAAAACGTAAACTTTAATGATTACGTGATTAATCTACGGCATCGTGTTTTTTGCAGCTCAAATCCAAAGTTTTGCCGATCCAAAAAGGAACCGACATCACGTTGTAACCAGCATTGTGTCGCAAGGCGTGGAACTACATTAAGGGGGAATAAGTTGTGAGACATAAATGGTTATCTGTGGTTATCACTAGTGGAATGCTGAGTGTTATTATCGCGGGATGTGGACAAAGTCAGGCCCAAGGTTCTTCAGGGCATAGCAGCGCACAAACGGTGGTTGATATCAAAACGGCCATGGTTAAAGGGCATAATGAGTCCATTTTGACCAATGCCAAAGGGGATACTCTTTACTATTTCACTAAAGACACATCTTCCCATTCGGCGTGCACGGGCAGCTGTGCTCTGATTTGGCCTCCCTTATTGGCGAAAAATGGTATTTCGGCTCCGCCTTCCATTAAAAGTCATTTTTCAATACTTCACGATCCGAATGGTCCCCAGGTGGAATATAATGGGCACCTGCTTTACCGTTACTCCGGCGATACGGGGCCACTACAAACCCATGGGGAAGGATTATTTGGCGCCTGGTTTGTAGCTACTCCGCATCTCGCTCAAACAGGTTCCCCGATGAGCTCAAATTCATCGTCGATGATGTCAAATTCGCCGTCCTCATCTTATTCTTATCCATCATCGTCCTCTTCATCATCAGGATCTGGTTACGGATACTAACGGAAGACCTCTTTGCGAAAAATACGGCGGGTCTACCACCGGGGACACGGCGGCGACCTGCCATTTTTGTTTTTTACACCTCATGACGAAATCGAAAAAACACCCCATGAGTTTTTAAAGAGGCCCGACCAAAATGACTGGCATGCCTGTGATCTCGATGCCGTGGGTGGACTTGTCTTTTCTGTGTTCTGGTGAATTCATCATTCTTTTATATCATTGTCGGCTGTTAGCTATTGACACCAAATTTTTTAATGCGCGTCGAAACAAAACCAAACCGACTGCACCCACAGTCACCAATGGTAAAGCGGCCGCCCACGGAACTTCTGGCAGCTGACCCGTTGGCAGAGTTGCTGCGGCGGCGTAGGTGAACTGGGTACCGTAGGGAAAATTAGGATCGGGATAGCCGGCAAAGCGTGTAAACACGGCACCACCTTCCTTTGTATTGATCAGGGCGCCGTATGTACCTCCAGCGGTAGGGTTCTTGGGCATTTGAAAGCTAAATTCGTCCCATGTCGTGCCCCAACTGATTCCATCTTGTTTGGCAAAATTCGGTGTAAAATCTCCTTGGATTTTTCCAACATATGTTAACGGCACGGTATCAGAATATCCATTGGAATTCGAAAACAAGCTTATAGTGAATCCGTTGTGGCCGTTACCCGGCAACGTAAAGACATCGACAGTTTGTCCAGCGTAATACACTGGTTCAGAGGATGCAAAGCTCGCTCCCGTTGACAATAAGACGATACCCACGGTGCCAGCCGATATGACAGTCGCTTGTTTTAATCGGTTTAAAAAAACCTTGAACACTGATCCATCCTCCTTTCGCGGTACGGCAAATGTCAGTAGACTCTCCTCCAACACACCTCAAGAATACGGGGTGTGAGGACACCGTACAGTACCCAAAAAGGTCTCAGCCAAGGTTCTACTAAGCCATACTTATTCCTAGTTCCCTGCACAATGATGGGGTGTCAAATTAATGAGGTGACTTGAGCAGATAAAATCCGAAGTAAGACGCGGGGATCCAAAAAAATCTGCAGCCCTCTTTGCCCAGCGCTAATGCTGATAAAGTCCAAGGCCATCGCAGACTCATCAATATAACACGGATAGGCTTTTTTCATTCCCAAAGGGGAGACCCCTCCCCGAATATAGCCGGTTAATCCCTGGAGATCTTTAGTGGCAACGAGCTCAACATGCTTGTTGCCACTAATGCGTGCCAGCTTCTTCAAATCAATTTGGGCATCTCCTGGTACCAAAGCCACTAACACCCCTGTTTGGTTTCCCCGTAAAACCAGTGTCTTAAAGATAAAATGGGGCGCAATGTCTAATTTTTTGGCCACGGACAGGGCGTCGATTGCATCTTCGGACCACTCGTATTCATGTACTGAATACGTGATTCCAGCTTTATCCAAGATGCGACATGCAATGGTTTTTTTGGCCATGGTTCCTTCGCCTCGATCAAAAAAAGTCAAAGAGAATCTCACCCTTTTGGTTGCAATGACACAATTTTAGGACAGATCTGCCGCCGTTGGTTCGCTGCAGTCCTCCGAGCCATCCTCTTGATTTCCTCAATCAGAGATCCATGGCATCGTACGACATCCATAGACGTTAAGGAGGCTTTCAAGGGACGTTCAAGTGAATGGTATACTTTCCCTAAGCGACAAAACAAGGGGGACAGTACTAAAAACGGGTCTTGGAGACCTAGCAAACCCCCTTCGGAATCTTGTTGATTCCCTGATCATGCTCACGTCATTTTTTAGGTTGTGCAATCGCATCGATAGAAAGAAGGAATTTGCATGAAAATGAATTCATGGCCACAGTTTGAGCAGATCACGCCCAGTATGATAACCGCTTTAAGTGCAAGCAGGCAGGAACCCCCTTGGCTGAGCGATTTTCGCTTGAAGGCGTTCGAACGATTAAACGTGGCTGCTGTGGCCCCATTTTGGCCGTCAACGGCACCTATAGGTTTTAGCATCCCTCCTAACCGCCAAGAAATTGCTGAATATCATCAACATCCTGACGAAGCCGATCTTGTTTATCAACGCCTTAGCCAAACTTTGTCTGATTCGGGCATTATTTATGGAGATTTCTATGAGGTGTTACAAAAATATCCAGACATAATTCGCCAATATCTCGGATCCATTATTACCATCCAGGACAGTCCGCTATCTGCTCTTAACTCCGCCTTTTTTACAGGGGGAATGGTCGTGTACATTCCCGACCATGTTCATTGTCAAGTTCCGTTAAGTTATTTCCGTGCCTTTGCCAATCCGGGGCAAATTGAACGCCAATTAATTATTTTAGGTACTGGAGCCAGCGCAGAGTTTGTTGAGGGACGCCCGTCGTTAGATTATGCTCCCCATCATATTATGCTGACAGAAGTGATCTTGTCAGAATCCTCATCATTAAAGTACACCGCTATCAAAAATTGGGATAGTCACGTTAATACGTGGGTCAAAAAACGCACACGTTGTGCTCAAGGGGCCCACGTGACCTGGGTTGAGGGACATTTTGGGGGACAGTCCACACGTGAATGGACAGAAGTTATTTTAACGGGCGACCACGCGCATTGTGATATTGTCAGTTACTTATACAGCGCCACACCGCAAAATATCTCATATGTTCCCCGCATTATTCATGATGCCCCTCACTCATCATCCTGCCTCACCGTGCACGGGGTGGCCACGGGTGATTTGCAGATAATCGGAGAACACGATGTTTTACCGCATGCACAAGGGGTCACTATCCAGCGTGACCTTTTAGCATTACAATCCTTAAGCGCACACGTGTCGTTATCCAATCCCAGCATTATTGCTGAGCCGGATGCCGAAATCACGGGAAATGACTTTGTTATACAATCGTGGAATCCTTTAGAGGCCTATGAAAATGGCCGGGCCCTGGAGATTGCCCATGCCTTTTTAGCCCACCTTCCCATGGAATTTGCTATCGAAGCCCAACGCTTAATCCATCAAAAATCCCACCAGGAAATTCCGGGGCGTTAATCCAACATCGCCCCGGCAGGCAACCG includes the following:
- the hemE gene encoding uroporphyrinogen decarboxylase, with the protein product MSHASRFIDACWGKPHDAIPVWFMRQAGRYQAEYRQLREHYSFLEMAHSEDVITEVTCRPVEELGVDAAILFSDIMIPLGPMGIDFDIQEHKGPVIAHPIRSAKDLSRLQPLRPEEDLPEVFSSIERICARIDPIPLIGFAGAPFTLASYIIEGGPSKQYENTKKMMWEQPALWQDLMMRLAEGIVEHLSAQIRHGVQAVQIFDSWIGTLSVDDYATFVLPVMQYIFAQLERFQVPTIYFGTGTAALLPLMKQAGASVLGIDWRVPLSQVRRQLGKDITLQGNLDPVALLSSWDVIAAQATHILTMMAHDSRYIFNLGHGVPPAANADDLKRLVQLVHEYPYESC
- a CDS encoding thiazole synthase; the protein is MANVLQIGEYTFGSRLIVGTGKYQTFDLMREAIIASGTELVTVALRRVNLDNPNEPSLLDFIPKNVRILPNTAGCYTAKEAIAVAHLAKAAGIGTLVKLEIIGDQDLLWPDPIETLEATKVLVQEGFTVMVYTTPDPVLAKYLDKAGAHAIMPLGSPIGSGQGVLDVEAVRRFKQRVSVPVIVDAGIGSPQDACLAMENGADAVLINTAIAQAGDPVMMAQAMKWAVEAGRLGFEAGRMPKRQDAVASSPTTGMIAAGQ
- a CDS encoding HesA/MoeB/ThiF family protein; its protein translation is MVITDKERVRRLVSLPDAKPSWATRLKESRVAIVGMGGLGNASALYLTAQGVGHLTLYDPDRVNAHNLGRQILFRPTDINRFKVEAAREHLQELAPRASFQIEPVALNEDNAEELLKGHDVIIDGLDNWNTRTVLNRFSVRHHVPVVFAGAIGYEAQVYVVNGGKPCLQCLFGDSPYADQNCALTGVLGPVVGMAGTVQAQEALKILLHAGDLLQGRIWTYDAYRAQSRIIQFTARRDCAVCGGEGE
- a CDS encoding SufD family Fe-S cluster assembly protein, which translates into the protein MKMNSWPQFEQITPSMITALSASRQEPPWLSDFRLKAFERLNVAAVAPFWPSTAPIGFSIPPNRQEIAEYHQHPDEADLVYQRLSQTLSDSGIIYGDFYEVLQKYPDIIRQYLGSIITIQDSPLSALNSAFFTGGMVVYIPDHVHCQVPLSYFRAFANPGQIERQLIILGTGASAEFVEGRPSLDYAPHHIMLTEVILSESSSLKYTAIKNWDSHVNTWVKKRTRCAQGAHVTWVEGHFGGQSTREWTEVILTGDHAHCDIVSYLYSATPQNISYVPRIIHDAPHSSSCLTVHGVATGDLQIIGEHDVLPHAQGVTIQRDLLALQSLSAHVSLSNPSIIAEPDAEITGNDFVIQSWNPLEAYENGRALEIAHAFLAHLPMEFAIEAQRLIHQKSHQEIPGR
- the thiS gene encoding sulfur carrier protein ThiS, with protein sequence MRLIINGEPRDLQNVRTVKEMLDVLGVDHQTVAVMVNGEIIGRTDFDHGQVQENDTVEIVRFVGGG
- the hemG gene encoding protoporphyrinogen oxidase: MMRVALVGGGLTGLSTAYYLERYYPEVSIDLFEADDQLGGWVRTDTDYGIVLEKGPDSFLATKPDLVELCESVGLGPHLIGTNPRVRGAYVFWRDRYYPIPDGIQTGVPTKAKPVLTSPLLSLTGKMALAKDFIMSKGPTTDQSLGHFLRRRFGNQIVDRLAAPMLSGIFAGDIDQMSLKATFPHLLAAEQQARSVYLGSKRRIPPPPNEFVQRYHSAFLTVDRGLEQIIHSLASALSRTHVLLSEPVQHIEPATHQKWSVISAKHQDEYDAVIMTIPAYATAKVLPFLPHEAQSILQNIPYANLAVIGAAYDPEDIPVKTDKTGFLVPKQSGLRMTAVTWVSSKWHYPHVAPLFVLRAFYGRSTENILEYDDDTLTQLFYREMERTMHIQHPAQYLRVFRIPKGMPQYIVGHLERIAELHQYLARFPGLFVLGAFEGGVGMPDRVKQAKDIAQTFGQQMGLSTAHYETSS
- the hemH gene encoding ferrochelatase; its protein translation is MIGVLVMAYGSAQDPDDLPRYYTHIRHGRAPSPEQLDNLRMRYEAIGGFSPLTAITQRQAAGLQEALNSIAGESFQVFLGLKHSPPFIDDAIRDMARAGIKRFVALVLTPHYSAMSVGEYFDEIKEALATHNLSLPWQGVSSWHQNSRFIELVAHRVHEAREKFSPDEQADLVSIFTAHSLPQTIYQQGDPYPTELRQSGEMVAEACGLTRYRYAWQSAGRTGEPWMGPDIVDTVRQLASEGYYHVLICPIGFVSDHLEVLYDLDIECQRVAQSLGVHMERTASFNDDPQFLEMLAHLVIETSQLE
- a CDS encoding thiamine phosphate synthase, with product MVIGVIDVPRFPHSAWSILPSLQGILDGLIVRDKEGLAPSVKSTALKIREIAPALPLWINSYVSVALSLPADGLALPANSAPAASLRSIWHKPIMASVHTLDELAYHQGADYYLWGHAFVSTSKPGLAPRSWSDLRQIVLQASAPVLVIGGITQDNVQAFRGMGIYGVCLSDGLWHEDNPIAACEKIKSHLHSSYPNSPGGTPCD
- a CDS encoding ammonium transporter → MYIPSPSYLNTGDNSWQLTAATFVGLQSVPGLAILYGGIVKKKWAVNSAFMVLYAFSIVLVSWVLFGYSMGFGTPLKLGPGILGAMVGVPHPILGSLYEQGQASVPLVTGAMPPFQFPGSTLVYFQFVFAAITPAILAGGVLGRMNFKAWMLFVPVWSTLVYSVNAFMLWGGGWLSQLGAVDYSGGYVIHVAAGISGFVAAAVVGPRLMQDRKNFNPNNLLVALAGAGILWLGWNGFNGGDPYFANADAAAAVLNTNLATGVALVTWMIMDMWATSKPSLVGAINGMVCGLVAITPAAGYVNGYGALAIGVAAGFVPWLSMNKLGQTKLFRKVDDTLGVFHTHAVAGALGGILTGVFADPNMFEYLSKKVGQGVSVTGLIYGNPHQVLVQIEALLVIVVYDGLMTWGILKVIGLIVPLRVADKQLAEGDMAIHGEVSQEPEEEAVLAGEPQVAETY
- the ybaK gene encoding Cys-tRNA(Pro) deacylase, with the translated sequence MAKKTIACRILDKAGITYSVHEYEWSEDAIDALSVAKKLDIAPHFIFKTLVLRGNQTGVLVALVPGDAQIDLKKLARISGNKHVELVATKDLQGLTGYIRGGVSPLGMKKAYPCYIDESAMALDFISISAGQRGLQIFLDPRVLLRILSAQVTSLI
- a CDS encoding COG4315 family predicted lipoprotein — translated: MRHKWLSVVITSGMLSVIIAGCGQSQAQGSSGHSSAQTVVDIKTAMVKGHNESILTNAKGDTLYYFTKDTSSHSACTGSCALIWPPLLAKNGISAPPSIKSHFSILHDPNGPQVEYNGHLLYRYSGDTGPLQTHGEGLFGAWFVATPHLAQTGSPMSSNSSSMMSNSPSSSYSYPSSSSSSSGSGYGY